In Humulus lupulus chromosome 6, drHumLupu1.1, whole genome shotgun sequence, a single genomic region encodes these proteins:
- the LOC133782378 gene encoding citrate synthase, mitochondrial, giving the protein MVFFRGVSSLSRLRSRLTEQSNLKNSVRWLQVQSSSDIDLHSQLRELIPQQQERLKKLKSEHGKVQLGNITVDMVIGGMRGMTGLLWETSLLDADEGIRFRGLSIPECQKVLPAAKPDGEPLPEGLLWLLLTGKVPNKEQVDALSKELRARAVVPDYVYKAIDALPVTAHPMTQLTSGVMALQVESEFQKAYDKGIHKSKYWEPTYEDSLNLIARVPIVAAYIYRRIYKDGKIIPLDDSLDYGGNFSHMLGFDDPKMLELMRLYVTIHSDHEGGNVSAHTSHLVGSALSDPYLSFGAALNGLAGPLHGLANQEVLLWIKSVVDECGENITKEQLKDYVWKTLNSGKVVPGFGHGVLRKTDPRYMCQREFALKHLPQDPLFQLVSKLYEVVPPILTELGKVKNPWPNVDAHSGVLLNYFGLAEARYFTVLFGVSRSIGICSQLIWDRALGLPLERPKSVTMEWLENYCKKAASS; this is encoded by the exons atggtgttcttcaggGGCGTCTCTTCGTTGTCCAGGCTTCGCTCTCGTCTT ACTGAGCAGTCAAACCTCAAGAATTCCGTTAGATGGCTTCAAGTTCAGAGCTCCTCAGATATT GACCTTCATTCTCAGCTCAGGGAATTGATTCCTCAACAACAG GAACGGCTGAAGAAATTAAAGTCAGAACATGGAAAGGTTCAATTGGGCAATATTACTGTTGACATG GTAATTGGTGGAATGAGAGGAATGACTGGGCTGCTATGGGAAACCTCATTGCTTGACGCAGATGAG GGTATCCGTTTTAGGGGTCTGTCAATTCCTGAATGCCAAAAAGTCTTACCAGCTGCTAAGCCTGATGGAGAACCTCTGCCTGAGGGTCTCCTCTGGCTCCTTTTAACTGGAAAG GTACCAAACAAAGAGCAAGTAGATGCATTATCAAAGGAATTGCGAGCCCGTGCAGTAGTTCCAG ACTATGTGTACAAGGCCATTGATGCTCTACCTGTCACAGCTCATCCAATGACTCAATTGACCTCTGGAGTTATGGCTCTTCAG GTTGAGAGCGAATTTCAGAAGGCATATGATAAGGGTATCCATAAATCAAA GTATTGGGAACCTACCTATGAGGACTCACTTAATTTGATTGCTCGAGTTCCAATAGTAGCTGCTTATATTTATCGAAG gatTTATAAGGATGGAAAAATTATTCCCCTAGATGACTCTCTGGATTATGGTGGAAATTTTTCACACATGTTGGGTTTCGATGATCCTAAGATGCTCGAGCTTATGAGGCTTTATGTTACCATTCACAG TGATCATGAAGGTGGGAATGTTAGTGCACACACAAGCCACCTT GTTGGCAGTGCTCTTTCAGATCCTTACCTTTCATTTGGAGCTGCATTAAATGGTTTGGCTGGGCCACTCCATGGTTTGGCAAATCAG GAAGTTTTGCTTTGGATCAAATCTGTGGTAGATGAATGTGGAGAAAACATAACCAAAGAACAGTTGAAAGATTATGTATGGAAAACATTGAATAGCGGGAAG GTTGTTCCTGGATTCGGACATGGTGTTTTGCGCAAAACAGATCCAAGATACATGTGTCAAAGGGAGTTTGCACTAAAGCACTTGCCTCAAGATCCGCTGTTTCAACTG GTTTCCAAGCTTTATGAAGTTGTGCCTCCAATACTCACAGAATTAGGCAAG GTTAAGAACCCATGGCCCAATGTCGATGCCCACAGTGGCGTCCTGTTGAACTATTTTGGTCTAGCGGAAGCAAG GTATTTCACTGTTCTTTTTGGTGTTTCAAGGAGTATCGGAATTTGTTCTCAG TTAATTTGGGACCGAGCCCTTGGTTTGCCACTTGAGAGGCCCAAGAGTGTTACAATGGAATGGCTTGAGAATTATTGCAAGAAAGCTGCCTCGTCTTAG